ATTGTAGTTCCTTATTTAACTATGTTTATTTACTTATGTAGGAGAACTCATGGTCAAGAATTAAGAGGTTTGAAAATTAGGGAGTCACAAGATtgttcttagtttttttttgggtgtgcTTAAAAATTGTGCATATAAACAATTGTAATAGAGGTAGATAAGGTGGTGCTAAGTGGTGTATTTAAGTAAAATATATTGTCGTTGAGATAATCATGATTTGCTaatgaaaatcaatgaaaatgaagtcCAAAAGCTTGTGTTTATGATTGGTAAAAGAATATATTAGATTAAATCCATGATGaatgtatataaattaaaacaaacgaTTTGCTATAGACATGTAAATAtataggggttttttttttttttgtttgcataccattaacaaatgaaaaaattaatattatatcttgtgaaaaccatatatatacaatagttgtaatatatattttaatgatgacTTGTTTTTGtcctaaataaaattttatcataaagAGGTAATATATTTCAATAGTGACTTGttctttaaaataattaatggagGTCATGAGTCTGATCAAATTAATaactaacttttttttctttgtataatttttaaggTGAAGTCAATTTTAGAATAAAAGTTTATTAGAATCATAAACCATATTGCTTCCCACATCAATTGGACAAATTATGGCATGAGATACACTATATAATCTGAAATtcattatattttcaattacatttAATCAAATGCTATTAAAATCATTCAAGCCTTCTATTTGAAGCATTCACACAAATAAATTTGGTTTGGTTACTTTTAAATCTATAAGATATTCGGACTAATTTAttgatgaataatattaatgagGTTTAAGTAAACtatttgaagaaattaaaaaaaaaaatagaaaattcaatTTGACTGAATTATGGGGAAAAGGATCAAGTTGCTTTGTGTCTGGCTCTTGTAGATAAGTAACCACATACAACTAGCTACCAATTGCTTTCCTAATTTTTCCAATATagataatcaattaatttagtcAATTAGTGATTTAGTCAAGTTCTCTTTGCTTGCCAGTAATCTTTGTGGCAATTGGTTATCTTTTTCAACATGCGTGGATGCATTCCTGCATGTTTTTCACGTGCAGCAGTCAACGGTCATGatcatatcatcatcatcatcaagctaGTCTGTTTGAGTTGTATGAGCAGTAATGTACACtagtattatatattattgtaatgttttattttaatttctggttcaaagtaaatatttatgtttatctGAATTTTATCGgcatgaatattttaaaattttttaatataaaaattatgaaaaagagGTAAGATTATGTAATGGATGGAAAAACATGCCTGCATGGCATGTTTTTGAATGCAGAGAGTTAATTATAGGCCCTGAAATTAAATGCTTGTAAGTTTTATCCAAACATGCATCCATCTAGAGTTTGATGGTTTgacttttacttattttattgaaagatcCACTTTTAAAATTAGATGGTCATGAGACTTTACTTAATTTTCTTCGTATATGAATATTATTTGGCTTGCTTTTAATTATCATCTCCTTAATAGCTTCCCTACTTGCTTTTTATCTCACTTGAGACTTAATATGATTTTGTGCCTGAAATTttattgtaagagttgatcccGGAAATATTTCCTtcaattaaacatttaaaataaattttattaacccTTTTATTCCTAAACTATATAGACTTAAGTGTAGTATTAAGCAATTGTAACAAAGGTTtcctatttaataaatttatatttcatgtATAAATTCTTTCTAtatattcaattaaatgaattaaataaaataataaaattatatgattaCTTTGACAAGGTAACCACAAAACATGTGAACACATTTGATTTGATTCAATTATATTAGCcgaactttcttttcttttgtctccACATAGGTCATTTTTCTATAAATGAAGACTTTTATTTTTACTACACAACAATATGGATAGGtattatataatcattttaaaaagttaatttttacgtatttaataattaaaaagttaaaattattaatattaatgaaacagtcattttttattaatattatttaattcggcttaaataattttttcctctTCTAATCTAtagttaaaaaacaaattgGATAGAAACATCATTAAGAAAGTTAAGGCATTATGTTACTGACACTAAACACTGGCAGCAAAATCCAAAGTCTAACTCTATGCCCAAAAAGGAATCCAAAGTCTTTTCTAAAAACAGGAACCCAAAATCTCTTCTTTACCCTTCACAGCTCGCTTTCACCCACCTTTGTCATCCAAACAAACCATCACCCCCACggcaaaaaaattacattattctCTTCATattagatatgtatatatacacacatattttatacaaaatataataaaaataatatattaataataataataataataataataataataaaatatggatTGGATCGAAGAAAAGATGAAAGCGAAAGTCAATGATAATGCATTTTGAATGATTGTTATAGGGTAACCGATTATTCATATGCCAATGAATTTTGGTCTATTGACATTAAGTCCTTTGTATTGGGTGTTAGTATTTTTACCTAGCAGACCAGTTCAAATCttagtgatttatccacttatACATGCAATTTGAAGTGGAGGTTGAATCACTACACCATAATTGGTCTTTAGCggtgttttttttaacatttaccGGCGTTTTTAAACTCCGTTAATTACCATAACGGTGATTTAATAAAACGTCGGGCAAAACGCCGCCAAAGATAGTGTCAGCAATGTCCCAGCAATTACCGGCGTTTCAagataaacgccgctaaattagcggcgttttttatttcctttagcGGTGTTTTTTaccttataaaataattaatttactaattatattagcggcgtttatctgttctttagcggcgtttttaaaaaataatttaaaaaattaatgtaaatttttttaacctgattttttttaaaaaaaagaaaaacaactactctaattattattattattattattattattatttcttttttttagatttttttgttctttatttttaaattattctcttttctcttttttaattattattattattattattattattattattttcttttttctcttttcttcttcttcacatcttgtttcttcctcttctagtttcttcttcttcttcatcatcatcatcatcatcatcatcttcttcttctagtttttttcttcttcttcacatcttgtttcttcttcttcttcttctagtttcttcatcatcatcatcatcatcatcatcatcatcatcttcttcttcttatcgccttctttttcttcttcttcttcttcttcttcttcttatcgcgtcgtcatcatcttcatcaaattcttcatcttcatcttcatcttcttcatcataacTTGGtatcattttcacactttttttcaatatcaaagggtatttatagaaaaataaaaactgatggTATTTAGAGgcgttttttttaaaaaaacggcgctaaataaaaattttaaaattaatggcgccaaattcaaattttctcaaaaaagacggcacaaattttgaattttcaaaaaaaataaattttggcgCCGTTTTTTGGGACAAACGCCacggaatttttaattttataaattttcaaataaaaatttgtttaccATCTCTCGGCGTTTTtgaaaaaacgccgctaaatctaaattttttggcttttaaaatttaattatatcataactttagcggcgtttttagtCATAAATGGCGCTAAAGTACAGTACTTTTAtggcattttaaaaaaaacgctgctaaatataaattttattagctTCAAAATTTATCATATCAGGAATTTAGCGGCGTGTTTTCTAAAAACGCCACTATTTACATTACTTTAGTgacatttattataaaaacgccgctaaacataaattttgtgatttgaaatttaatagtattatgactttagtggcgttttagtaaaaaacgccgctaaatataaattttatgactttgaaatttaataacatCTAGAATTTAGCGACGTTGTTTACAGAAACGCCGCTAAATTACAGTACTTTAGTGGCACTTGCAGGAAAATGcctgtaaattatttttttagtggcgTTTATGGAAAAACACCGCTAAAGTCATAAATATAGTGGCGTTTGGAAAAAACGCCGCAAAATAAATGCCGCTAAAAACCCATTATGGTGTAGTGAATATTACaattttgtatattaattttaaaattactttgaAATAATTTCATTATCAATTATTCCAAATATTTGTCTTTGAATGTAGCATACCATTATAACTTCAactattctaaaaaaaaaactcttttagttgtttgaataatctctcaaaatttataaaattacttgTAACATAATaacactaatcatatataaTTTCATCATCACACAGTAAGATACATCCTGAAGCAATATTTTAGATTTGGtgaaattctttaattttaacttttaaagaATCAAATcataagagaaaacaaaaagggATTTTTGTCAAGTGTATACAATGGACAActaagagaaaacaaaaagtgCTAGCCACGcgctctttttccttttctcctCGCGGCAGGAGACCTCTATCGTCGTCTTGTatctttttggttcttgtgttacaTGTAATCCAGGGTCTTTCCACAGCTAGTGaatgttttgtaatttttcccCTACTCTAAgaatatggtttatccattttttttaaaaaaaaaaaaaaaaattaaaccaggTATGATCCACTCGCACTTGATATAAATCAATGCAACACCTCAAAAATTTGAGTTCTTTTGTTGGAAGTTtccaataatttattatttatatggtTGAATATTGTCCTCTATATGGCTTGACATCatttttatcaagtttttttataaaataaataaatcctaaatttgttaagaaaatattaatatagtATGGAGGAGGAAAAAATAAATCCATAAGAAGTgaatataactaataaaaatatacaatgaGAACAAACAAAATTACTTGGGCATAAACAagagagtaatgctatatagagcgaagaaaccacacgaaccagccacacgactgatgtggctggtgatgaggaaaatatttttttatttaataaaaaaaaattgataaagtaAACACGTGAAAGAGAGGGAAGCATGAGCGGGGGAGGAAAGCTTCTCGTACATCACCGATCTCGTGCCCTAGCTTTCTTGTGCACCACCGATCTCGTGCACCACCAATCCGGCcgccactctctctctctcgtgtacCACCGACCTGTGCTCTAATTTCTCTCCAAAGCCAAATGAGAGAGAGACGGCGGTCGGGAGCGAGGGAGAGCGGGAGGCGGGCGGTCAGTGCCGGGGAGTGAAGCCAGCTGaccacacgagagagagagagagagagagagagagagagagagagagccccACACGAGAGAGACACAAACTAGGGCCGACCTGTGCCCTAGTCTTACTTTAtcgaaaaaaaattttaattaaaaaatattttccacgTCACCAGCTACATCAGTcatgtggctggttcgtgtggttTCTttgctctatatagcattactctaaaCAAGATCTTCTCCGggaagaaattaagaaaaattttggAGTGGATTAGCCTCCGGGTCAAGTTGATTCACTTGTATTAGGttattgctttaaaaaattgaggaaaattgttttttgtgttaacacttgtttttttattttttttaattaatgtaatggtaatttattaattttatttaaaaatagaagccaATCATATAAACAGTTTAGTTTGCTAGATCTGGCCACAAAATTCTATATCATATTCACATATAGGTTcataataaatagtttttttaaaaaaatggataaaccacttcaattaaaaaagagGTCAAGACAACAAAACCCAATGCGCTCATACAGGTAGAACAACAGTACAACGAAAAATGGTCAGGGGCACATAACCTCATCTTGtaattttgtgtatttttaatCAGCACAATAagatatttgttttaattttcccACGGTCTGGACCATCTATCGGCGGTGTCTTGAAGACCTTTGTGCCCtgataaatttgaagttttaagTTTGGTGGTTGTTATTTTTAAgcttgttgctttttttttggcaaaaaatagaaaataaaaataatagatatttatGTTATGtgtatctatatctatatatgtctCACAtactttattaatattttttttaaaaaaaaattattaaaatttgacatataaatatttttcttttaaattttttttaaaagtctttTAGGAATAGTGTGATTGAGAGGTCTTGAGTTCGAATCTCTCATGTTAAAATTCATATTTAGAGCCCCCTATATGAGAATAATTAGCTCTCATTCTCCCTCTAAGATTATATAGCGGGCTTATTCTCATGAGGTCAGTCAAGCTATCGTAACTGGTGCATCTCCGTACCCGCTTGTCATTTGCTTTATCGTTTATCAACTTCGTCAAAAAATAGTTTTGGTGGTAGTTCAGTGTTTGATATGTTGTTTTATGAGAATTTatagtatgtatgtatatattgacAATATAAATAAGCCGCTCAAATACAGATATGTGAACTAAATcgtcaaaatattttttttttaaaaacttttagttTAAATGCTCTTTTAGTCCCAAatgaattgtttatttttatttataatatttaacatAGAGATTATatacataagatttttttttcatgtttacttaaaatatgattttatatagtgcgattttattttaattgtttattacgCCATGTACATATGATCCCTGATATTATGGGTCCAACTAGCCTAAGTAATTTTATAAAACGCATTTAGAAGGGTTGGAATCAATGGATGGATCATTCATGGACCAAGCCAAATTTAAAAGTtgcataataatttaaatacatCCCATTTGATGCTATCATGGACCAACCTAGTTtcataataatgtaaataaCTAGGCATATCCATTAAACACTATCTTGGAGTACAAGAAAATAAGCATGTTTTgcttatgaaaataataaattaatgttaatttttctaatatgatgtataaaaatacatttgttTCGTTACGTTACgtttgtaaaaaaagaaaacactcatttttgtttgttattaaaaattaaaaataaaacactcaaTAATCGATAATATGATTATACTATTGTTTGTAAACTTGGTATCTCTTTTGGACGATGAAGTCACTAAtttaactatatttttcaaCCCAACATTTTAAgttacctaattttttttttgaaaatatattttattaattatttataaaacatgattttttaataaagacttaatactaataaaacaaattaattataagttatttaatactgattaatattaattaaataaaaaacatggtCACTTTATCAGttttatataaagttttttttttttaattaattaaaaatactcaGGACCTTCTCGGCAGCTTCCCTTCAACTTGTTCCAAAATGAGCTGGAAGACTACTGTTTTCTTCCCCAACGAACAAAAGTCCAAAACAGAGAGTTCTGTATCTTCTCTTCCCTGCCCAAGCTTCAACCTTGCAACCGTTGCAGCCAATCCATCCGTCCATCCATCCATCATGGTTTCTGCTTTCTTATCAGGCATAGCAGGAGCCATTCTTGCACCGATATTGCCTCAGTTTGCTCTGAACAAATTGCTTGACTCTTTGTTTGAGTATCTTTCTAATGACCTTCCATCATCCTCCAGTCATGTAGATAAGCTTCAACAACTGGATAATGAGCGGAAAGCCTTTGCAAACGCCAATCGGAAGTTCGAGATTTTACAAAGTGAAGTCAAAAGGTTGCATAAACGAGATAAACAAAATATGAGGCTGATTGATATCAACAACAAACTCAGAGATGTGAGTTACCAGATTAAAGACTTGAAAGATGAATTGGAGTACATGGAGCTGCAGCGAAAGTGGAGGAGATCAACTTGCAGGATGAAGCTGCTGACATGAACCCATCTACAGCACTACAACTCTGGTCTAGGATTCCTTGGAAATCCGGAGGATCAAGTGACAAAAGACGCCGGCTTTCTTCATCCGAGTCCACTGGTTTGTTGCCTTTATATTTGTCTTAATTTATCcagtatattatttttcatgtttctctctctatatatatttgcatgctGGATAAATCAAGCTAGGTTTAATTTATGGAAATTAAACTTTGGAATTTTATATTGCAGATGATATTGTGAATAAGATGAGGACTATTACAGAACAAATTAATTGCATTGATTCAGAGATGAGGTTTGAAATTAAGCTGGATGCTTTGAAGGGCGGTTATAATTTATGCGGGCAACATCAAGTAGCAGAAAACAAACGTGTCACCACATCATCACCAACTGAAAGCAAGATATATGGCCGGGATTATGAATTCAGTCAGTTGATTCAATTGCTCCTCAAAGAGCCAAATGTCAGTGGCAATGTTTCCGTTATACCAATAGTTGGGATGGGTGGTATCGGTAAAACCACTCTAGCTCAGTTTGCCTTCAACAACATAGAAATAGCAAatcattttgagaagaaagCATGGATATGTGTGTCGGATTTCTTTGATAGATTCAGAATCACCAAAGAAATATTAGATTCACTCATTGATGAAGGTAGCAGCTCAATCGTCACCACCAGCTGTGATGTTCTTGAGAGGGAAATCAAAAGGCTGGTAACAGGGaagaaatttttattggtgCTAGATGATGTTTGGTCCAATGAATGGCGAGAACTCCTTAACTTTCTCCGATTTGCACCAGCAGAGGTTATTAAACTCGTTCTGACTTGCAGGGATCCTAAAATCTCAGGAGTTCTAGCTGATAGGCAGAATCAAATTACTTTGAAAGGCCTATCTGCTGAAGACTATTGGTTGTTTTTCATGAAATGTGCCTTTGCGGATGAGAATCCTGACAATTATCTGCCACAACTACGTGATATAGGAAAGCAGATAGTGGGAAAGCTCAAAGGGTCACCCTTAGCAGCAAAGACAGTTGGAAAACTTTTAGGAATCAGTTTAACTGAAGGGCATTGGAAGGACATATTGGGAACTGATTTATGGAATTTAGAAACTGATGCACATGGTATTACGTCTGCGCTTGCCTTGAGTTACTATCATCTATGCCAGCCTCTTCAGTTATGCTTTACCTTTTGTTCGGTGTTTCCTAAAGATTTTGTTTATGATATGCACAATATTATTGACATGTGGATAGCCCATGGTTATATACAAGAAATTGAAGGTGGTTCAAAGACATTGGAAGATATAGGAGAAGATTATTGGCACGAACTAATTGCAAGGGGTTTCTTTGAACAGGGGAGTTATAGAAGTTTCAAAATGCATGACTTATTGCATGATTTGGCTCTATCAGTTTCTCATgggaaaacatatatttataagggtcaaaaagatgaagaaattcCAAAAGATGTTTGCCATTTATGTGTGCATAGTTTTTGTGATCTTGAGTTGGTGTGCAAAACTAGTAACTTGCGCACACTTGTGTTATATGGAGCTAGTGACATACATGCCATCCTCAACCACAAAGCATTTAAAAGAATTCGAGTGCTGGTCATCTTTAGCACTAATGTGCAAGAACTCCCAGATGATGTTGCTCATCTCAAGCACTTGCAATATTTGGATTTGGAGAAAATCAACATCATATCAATACCGGAATCATTATGCAGGCTTTATCTGTTGAGAGTATTGAAATTATTGTGTTCACCACCTAGATTGCCCAGTCAATTTCAAAGACTAGAAGCAGTAAGGTTGGATGGATGCAGAAACTGGGCCCGTCTACCTGCAGCAATAGGGTTGTTACCCTCCCTTAAAAAactgacattaaaaaaaattgagaacatGACAATTGAGGGTGATGATTCCGTGACTGAGATATATCCATCCCTGCAGTCCGTTGACTCGGAGCAAGCAACACTATCTTTTGAAGGCACGtcagcaacaacagcagcaacaatagcatcatcatcatcatcatctctaaCAACAACATGGCATTGCAAGTGGTTTCCTCGTCTGGAGAATCTGCATGTGTACAAATGTGACAGAGTGAGTGGATTTCCCTGGCCCATGCTTGCAGCACTGGACAAACTCGAAACACTTAATATAGAAGGGTTAAAGATTGAAACCAGTGATATTGAGGCACAACAGCACCAATACCTCCTTCCAAATATGAGAGACATTCAAATACGATGTTGCCAAAATATGGCATTTCTGAGGGCTGTACTGCTTGGCGTTTCTTCACTGGAGAGTTTGTTTATTGGCAATTGTACTTCAGTAAGGCTTCCCGCGCTTGGGCACTTGTCTTCCCTTGGGTCTATCTCATTACAACGTGTGGAGGTAACAGTGGATGACATCACTCCAGTGTTTTTATCTCTTCATACTTTGAAATTGGAGCAAGCATCAATGATCTTTCAGAACATATCATTAGTGGATGACATCACTCCAGTGTTTCAATCTCTTCATACTTTGGAATTGAGGAAAGCATCAATGATCTTTGAGAACATATCATCATcgccatcttcatcatcatcggTAATGACACAAAATCACAACCACTTTCCCAAGCTTACCAGCCTTACACTTTATCAGAGTAAAGTGAATGGATTGCATTTGTTTTCAGCACTAGAGCacctaaaaattatttatggcCATGTGCTGGACGGACTCCCGCTGCCAAACCTACAGTATA
The DNA window shown above is from Dioscorea cayenensis subsp. rotundata cultivar TDr96_F1 chromosome 12, TDr96_F1_v2_PseudoChromosome.rev07_lg8_w22 25.fasta, whole genome shotgun sequence and carries:
- the LOC120273807 gene encoding disease resistance protein RGA2-like; this encodes MNPSTALQLWSRIPWKSGGSSDKRRRLSSSESTDDIVNKMRTITEQINCIDSEMRFEIKLDALKGGYNLCGQHQVAENKRVTTSSPTESKIYGRDYEFSQLIQLLLKEPNVSGNVSVIPIVGMGGIGKTTLAQFAFNNIEIANHFEKKAWICVSDFFDRFRITKEILDSLIDEGSSSIVTTSCDVLEREIKRLVTGKKFLLVLDDVWSNEWRELLNFLRFAPAEVIKLVLTCRDPKISGVLADRQNQITLKGLSAEDYWLFFMKCAFADENPDNYLPQLRDIGKQIVGKLKGSPLAAKTVGKLLGISLTEGHWKDILGTDLWNLETDAHGITSALALSYYHLCQPLQLCFTFCSVFPKDFVYDMHNIIDMWIAHGYIQEIEGGSKTLEDIGEDYWHELIARGFFEQGSYRSFKMHDLLHDLALSVSHGKTYIYKGQKDEEIPKDVCHLCVHSFCDLELVCKTSNLRTLVLYGASDIHAILNHKAFKRIRVLVIFSTNVQELPDDVAHLKHLQYLDLEKINIISIPESLCRLYLLRVLKLLCSPPRLPSQFQRLEAVRLDGCRNWARLPAAIGLLPSLKKLTLKKIENMTIEGDDSVTEIYPSLQSVDSEQATLSFEGTSATTAATIASSSSSSLTTTWHCKWFPRLENLHVYKCDRVSGFPWPMLAALDKLETLNIEGLKIETSDIEAQQHQYLLPNMRDIQIRCCQNMAFLRAVLLGVSSLESLFIGNCTSVRLPALGHLSSLGSISLQRVEVTVDDITPVFLSLHTLKLEQASMIFQNISLVDDITPVFQSLHTLELRKASMIFENISSSPSSSSSVMTQNHNHFPKLTSLTLYQSKVNGLHLFSALEHLKIIYGHVLDGLPLPNLQYMRIQFCEDMETLPVWLPRLPLLNHLYIGGCSKFRSWGTEEEIKEDGLSLPNLQIMEIHSCKNLETLPAWLPHLLLLKKLIISSCPKFRCWDTEEEIIEDKLPLPNLQYMRIELCKDLETLPVWLPRLPLLNELTIRMCPKFKSWGIEEEIIENGLLLPNLRELDVDSCEDL